The following are encoded together in the Streptomyces sp. NBC_00358 genome:
- a CDS encoding L,D-transpeptidase, producing MKHVQTRARRAGAALAAVLTWAGLLAGASGCSSGGISKGIGEAFGKPRSPEDAIHVSPDDNTKGVRPQEPLVVRVPGGRLESVKVVRSQDAEESPVPGRISDDGLSWRPDGTRLALAAKYTVDAVALDGSGHRSARHTTFTTAVPGQRFIGYVTPEDRSVVGTGMIVSLQFNREIENRAAVERAIRVRAVPAVDIRAHWFGDGRLDFRPERYWRPGTKVTVSLRLRDVEGAPGVYGLQSRTFSFTVGRSQTSLVDASAHTMEVRRDGDLIATVPITAGAPKSTTYNGKMVVTEMLEVTRMNSRTVGFGGEYNIPDVPHAMRLTDSGTFLHGNYWAPDAFGNTNVSHGCVGLRDVKGGSSDTPAGWFFDRSLIGDVIEVVHSKDKKVAPDNGLGGWNMGWKAWKRGGAVK from the coding sequence GTGAAGCACGTACAGACGCGCGCGCGGCGCGCAGGGGCCGCGCTGGCCGCCGTACTGACCTGGGCCGGCCTGCTGGCCGGAGCCTCCGGCTGCTCCTCCGGCGGGATCTCGAAGGGGATCGGCGAGGCGTTCGGCAAACCACGCTCGCCCGAGGACGCCATCCATGTCTCCCCCGACGACAACACCAAGGGCGTACGCCCCCAGGAGCCGCTGGTGGTGCGGGTGCCCGGCGGGCGCCTGGAGTCCGTGAAGGTCGTCAGGTCCCAGGACGCCGAGGAGTCCCCGGTGCCGGGGCGCATCAGCGACGACGGCCTGTCCTGGAGACCGGACGGGACGCGGCTCGCGCTGGCCGCCAAGTACACCGTCGACGCGGTGGCCCTGGACGGGAGCGGGCACCGCTCGGCACGGCACACCACGTTCACCACGGCCGTCCCCGGCCAGCGGTTCATCGGATACGTCACCCCGGAGGACCGGTCCGTGGTGGGCACCGGAATGATCGTCTCCCTCCAGTTCAACCGGGAGATCGAGAACCGGGCCGCCGTCGAGCGCGCCATCCGGGTGCGGGCCGTGCCGGCGGTGGACATCCGCGCCCACTGGTTCGGCGACGGCCGCCTCGACTTCCGCCCCGAGCGGTACTGGAGGCCGGGCACGAAGGTCACCGTGTCGCTGCGGCTGCGTGACGTCGAAGGGGCACCGGGGGTGTACGGACTCCAGTCCAGGACCTTCTCGTTCACCGTCGGCCGCAGCCAGACCTCGCTCGTCGACGCGAGCGCGCACACCATGGAGGTGCGCCGCGACGGTGACCTCATCGCCACGGTCCCGATCACGGCGGGCGCGCCGAAGTCGACGACGTACAACGGGAAGATGGTCGTCACGGAGATGCTCGAAGTGACCCGGATGAACAGCCGGACCGTCGGCTTCGGCGGCGAGTACAACATCCCCGACGTTCCGCACGCGATGCGCCTGACCGACTCCGGGACCTTCCTGCACGGCAACTACTGGGCACCGGACGCCTTCGGCAACACCAACGTGAGTCATGGCTGCGTCGGTCTGCGGGACGTGAAGGGCGGCAGCTCGGACACCCCGGCGGGCTGGTTCTTCGACCGCAGCCTCATCGGGGACGTCATCGAGGTCGTGCACAGCAAGGACAAGAAGGTGGCCCCCGACAACGGACTCGGCGGCTGGAACATGGGATGGAAGGCGTGGAAAAGGGGTGGGGCGGTGAAGTAA
- the glgX gene encoding glycogen debranching protein GlgX, whose amino-acid sequence MSSAPEQEAVHEGRAAGGGLPAQTVTDPLGQSTAAPPATEPAAPAVNGSRRPAAPPVSVWPGAPTPLGARFRTGPDGTTGTNFALWAGGAEAVDLCLFDEEGAETCVPLTELTHEIWHGFVPGVFPGRRYGFRVHGRWDPWTGARWNPAKLLLDPYARAVDGDFSLPPEVYGHVRDWPQQQVADTVRDDRDSAPFVPKGVVVQDDDDWSDDHRPKTPWADSVIYELHVRGFTRLHPGIPEELRGTYAGLAHPAAIEHLVNLGVTAVELLPVHQFAHEDHLLRRGLKNYWGYNSIGYFAPHAAYAASGTGGRQVGEFKRMVRALHAAGIEVILDVVYNHTAEAGELGPTLSLRGIDNRGYYRLQSDARRYADYTGCGNTLHVVQPQVLRLITDSLRYWVTEMGVDGFRFDLAAALARSMHDVDMLSPFLAVIAQDPVLRRVKLIAEPWDVGSGGYQVGAFPPLWTEWNDRYRNAVRDFWRGALPDVRDLGYRLSGSSDLYAWGGRRPYASVNFVTAHDGFTLRDLVSYERKHNEANGEGNRDGTDDNRAWNGGAEGESEDERVQALRRRQLRNLLTTLLLSTGVPMLVAGDEFGRTQRGNNNAYCQDNEISWVDWSQLEVPGWRALFELTSRLIALRHEHPVLRRRAFFSGRAHSVDGLRDLAWFTARGTEMTERDWYAPAATLGMYLSGRDIPGRDARGTPVVDDSFLAVLHAGDRPESFDLPGAPWAARYEVVVDTSREEQGEAPGVVHRAGTAITVPARSVLLLKVC is encoded by the coding sequence GTGTCGAGCGCACCCGAGCAGGAGGCGGTCCACGAGGGACGTGCCGCGGGCGGCGGGCTGCCCGCGCAGACCGTCACGGACCCGTTGGGGCAGTCCACCGCCGCACCGCCCGCCACGGAGCCCGCCGCTCCCGCGGTGAACGGCTCTAGGCGCCCCGCGGCGCCACCCGTGTCCGTGTGGCCGGGTGCCCCGACTCCGCTCGGGGCACGCTTCCGGACCGGGCCCGACGGCACCACGGGCACCAACTTCGCGCTGTGGGCGGGCGGGGCGGAGGCCGTCGACCTGTGCCTCTTCGACGAGGAGGGCGCCGAGACCTGCGTACCGCTGACCGAACTCACCCACGAGATCTGGCACGGCTTCGTCCCCGGCGTGTTCCCGGGGCGCCGCTACGGCTTCCGGGTGCACGGCCGTTGGGACCCGTGGACCGGCGCCCGCTGGAACCCGGCGAAGCTGCTCCTCGACCCGTACGCCCGTGCCGTGGACGGCGACTTCAGCCTGCCCCCGGAGGTGTACGGGCACGTCCGGGACTGGCCCCAGCAGCAGGTCGCCGACACCGTGCGCGACGACCGCGACTCGGCGCCCTTCGTCCCCAAGGGTGTCGTCGTCCAGGACGACGACGACTGGTCGGACGACCACCGCCCTAAGACCCCGTGGGCGGACTCGGTGATCTACGAACTGCACGTGCGCGGATTCACCCGTCTGCACCCCGGGATCCCCGAGGAACTCCGCGGCACGTACGCGGGACTGGCGCACCCGGCGGCGATCGAGCACCTGGTGAACCTCGGGGTGACGGCGGTCGAGCTGCTGCCGGTCCACCAGTTCGCGCACGAGGACCACCTGCTGCGCCGGGGCCTGAAGAACTACTGGGGCTACAACTCGATCGGCTACTTCGCCCCGCACGCGGCCTACGCGGCCTCCGGCACGGGCGGGCGGCAGGTCGGCGAGTTCAAGCGGATGGTGCGGGCGCTGCACGCGGCCGGGATCGAGGTCATCCTCGACGTGGTCTACAACCACACCGCGGAGGCGGGCGAACTGGGCCCGACGCTGTCGCTGCGCGGCATCGACAACCGCGGCTACTACCGGCTCCAGTCCGACGCCCGCCGCTACGCGGACTACACCGGCTGCGGCAACACCCTGCACGTGGTGCAGCCCCAGGTGCTGCGGCTGATCACGGACTCGCTGCGGTACTGGGTGACCGAGATGGGCGTCGACGGCTTCCGCTTCGACCTGGCGGCGGCCCTGGCCCGGTCCATGCACGACGTCGACATGCTGTCGCCGTTCCTCGCGGTGATCGCGCAGGACCCCGTGCTGCGCCGGGTCAAGCTGATCGCCGAACCGTGGGACGTGGGCTCGGGCGGCTACCAGGTGGGCGCCTTCCCGCCCCTGTGGACGGAGTGGAACGACCGCTACCGCAACGCCGTCCGGGACTTCTGGCGCGGGGCCCTGCCCGACGTGCGGGATCTGGGCTACCGGCTGTCCGGGTCGAGCGACCTGTACGCCTGGGGCGGACGCCGTCCCTACGCCTCCGTCAACTTCGTGACCGCGCACGACGGTTTCACCCTGCGCGACCTCGTGTCCTACGAACGCAAGCACAACGAGGCCAACGGCGAGGGCAACCGGGACGGCACGGACGACAACAGGGCCTGGAACGGCGGCGCGGAGGGCGAGAGCGAGGACGAGCGCGTACAGGCGTTGCGGCGAAGGCAGCTGAGGAACCTGCTGACCACGCTGCTGCTGTCGACCGGGGTGCCGATGCTGGTCGCCGGGGACGAGTTCGGACGCACCCAGCGGGGCAACAACAACGCCTACTGCCAGGACAACGAGATCAGCTGGGTCGACTGGTCGCAGCTCGAAGTCCCCGGCTGGCGGGCGCTGTTCGAGCTGACGTCCCGGCTGATCGCACTGCGGCACGAGCATCCCGTGCTGCGCCGCCGGGCGTTCTTCTCCGGGCGGGCCCATTCCGTCGACGGGCTGCGGGACCTCGCCTGGTTCACCGCCCGGGGCACCGAGATGACGGAACGGGACTGGTACGCGCCCGCCGCGACCCTCGGGATGTACCTGTCCGGCCGGGACATCCCCGGCCGGGACGCGCGGGGCACCCCGGTCGTCGACGACAGCTTCCTCGCCGTGCTGCACGCCGGGGACCGGCCGGAGAGCTTCGACCTGCCGGGGGCGCCCTGGGCCGCGCGCTACGAGGTGGTCGTGGACACCTCGCGCGAGGAACAGGGCGAGGCGCCCGGGGTCGTGCACCGGGCGGGGACGGCGATCACGGTGCCGGCGCGGTCCGTGCTGCTGCTGAAGGTCTGCTGA
- a CDS encoding response regulator transcription factor, translating to MADDPRISLLIVDDHPVVRDGLRGMFESAPGFAVLGEAADGVEAVSLAADLDPDVVLMDLRMPGGNGVDAIAELARRGARAKVLVLTTYDTDSDTLPAIEAGATGYLLKDAPRDELFTAVRAAAEGRTVLSPAVASRLVSAVRAPAAESLSAREREVLGLVAKGTSNREIARVLFISEATVKTHLTHLYAKLGVKDRAAAVATAYDRGILG from the coding sequence ATGGCCGATGACCCCCGGATCTCCCTGCTGATCGTCGACGACCATCCCGTCGTACGGGACGGTCTGCGGGGCATGTTCGAGTCCGCGCCCGGTTTCGCGGTCCTCGGGGAGGCCGCCGACGGAGTGGAGGCGGTGTCGCTCGCGGCGGACCTCGACCCGGACGTCGTGCTGATGGATCTGCGGATGCCCGGCGGCAACGGCGTCGACGCCATAGCCGAACTCGCCCGCCGGGGCGCCCGGGCCAAGGTCCTCGTGCTGACGACGTACGACACCGACTCCGACACCCTGCCCGCGATCGAGGCGGGCGCCACCGGCTACCTGCTCAAGGACGCGCCCCGCGACGAACTGTTCACGGCGGTCCGCGCGGCCGCCGAGGGCCGTACGGTGCTGTCCCCGGCGGTCGCCTCCCGGCTGGTCTCGGCCGTACGGGCGCCCGCCGCCGAGTCGCTCTCGGCCCGCGAGCGCGAGGTGCTGGGGCTGGTCGCCAAGGGCACCTCCAACCGGGAGATCGCCCGCGTCCTGTTCATCAGCGAGGCCACGGTCAAGACCCATCTCACGCACCTGTACGCCAAGTTGGGCGTCAAGGACCGCGCGGCGGCGGTGGCGACGGCGTACGACCGCGGAATCCTCGGCTGA
- a CDS encoding sensor histidine kinase: MTQAEQPERRAFFDLWGPYALLAVGVLTAAGSARAVGMTPAAIRAAGVLVAASLLLQLFWGRAARGWSGPGRGSATLYFTRWALGFALTWLNPFFAFYAVTGYYSAARQLTRRLMLPGLFLTALTMAGSEIGGMPPRGLLWWLGFLVVFGANLGLVALFNRFNVQEQAHARTQAETIAELGRTNAALQRALEENAALHAQLLVQAREAGVADERRRLAAEIHDTIAQGLTGIIAQLQVAANTPDPAAARDRLARAADLARHSLGEARRSVQNLAPAALADDGLPEALKKTVAEWGERTGIRAEFTVTGTSEQLHIEVAATLLRIAQEALSNASRHARAGRVGVTLSFMGDEVTLDVRDDGRGFDPLALPARTGAGGFGLDGMRARAERIAGSLTVETEPGHGTALSARVPLVRHGR; the protein is encoded by the coding sequence ATGACCCAGGCCGAACAACCGGAGCGCAGGGCCTTCTTCGATCTCTGGGGGCCCTACGCGCTGCTCGCGGTGGGCGTGTTGACGGCGGCCGGTTCGGCCCGCGCGGTCGGGATGACACCGGCCGCGATACGGGCCGCCGGTGTGCTGGTGGCCGCGTCCCTGCTGCTCCAGCTGTTCTGGGGGCGGGCGGCCCGCGGGTGGTCGGGGCCCGGCCGCGGGAGCGCGACGCTGTACTTCACCCGCTGGGCGCTCGGGTTCGCGCTCACCTGGCTCAACCCCTTCTTCGCCTTCTACGCCGTCACCGGCTACTACAGCGCCGCCCGCCAGCTGACCCGCCGGCTGATGCTGCCGGGACTCTTCCTGACCGCCCTCACCATGGCGGGCAGCGAGATCGGCGGTATGCCGCCGCGCGGCCTGCTGTGGTGGCTCGGCTTCCTCGTGGTGTTCGGCGCCAACCTCGGACTGGTGGCCCTCTTCAACCGGTTCAACGTGCAGGAGCAGGCGCACGCCCGTACCCAGGCCGAGACCATCGCCGAACTCGGCCGCACCAACGCCGCGTTGCAGCGGGCCCTCGAAGAGAACGCCGCCCTTCACGCCCAACTCCTCGTCCAGGCCCGGGAGGCGGGCGTCGCCGACGAACGCCGGCGCCTCGCGGCCGAGATCCACGACACCATCGCCCAGGGCCTGACCGGCATCATCGCCCAGCTCCAGGTCGCGGCGAACACCCCCGATCCGGCCGCCGCCCGCGACCGTCTCGCGCGCGCCGCCGACCTCGCCCGGCACAGCCTCGGTGAGGCCCGCCGCTCCGTCCAGAACCTCGCACCCGCGGCCCTGGCGGACGACGGGCTGCCCGAGGCACTGAAGAAGACCGTCGCGGAATGGGGTGAACGCACCGGCATACGCGCCGAGTTCACTGTCACCGGCACCAGCGAGCAGCTTCACATCGAGGTCGCCGCCACCCTCCTGCGCATCGCCCAGGAGGCTCTCTCGAACGCCTCCCGGCATGCCCGCGCCGGCCGTGTCGGGGTGACACTGAGCTTCATGGGCGACGAGGTGACCCTCGACGTGCGCGACGACGGCCGCGGCTTCGACCCGCTCGCGCTCCCCGCCCGCACCGGCGCCGGCGGCTTCGGCCTCGACGGAATGCGCGCCCGCGCCGAACGGATCGCCGGCTCCCTGACCGTGGAGACCGAACCCGGCCACGGCACGGCGCTGTCGGCTCGCGTACCGTTGGTGCGCCATGGCCGATGA
- a CDS encoding ABC transporter permease produces the protein MNTAVLRTEFRLFRREPGAVFWVFLFPTLLLVILGSIPSFRDADDSLGGLRPVDAYVPIAVLIALIMSGVQTLPQALTGYRERGILRRMRLTPVRPAALLSAQMAVQGAVALGSALLALAVGRLAFGVRLPGQPAGYLLALLLAAAAALALGAVVSALSRTTKIAGAIGSAVFFPMMFCAGVWIPVRAMPDTLARVVRLTPFGAAARALDQAAAGHWPGWDHLGVLALWAVLLTAGAARWFRWE, from the coding sequence ATGAACACCGCGGTCCTGCGCACCGAGTTCCGGCTGTTCCGCCGCGAACCCGGCGCCGTCTTCTGGGTCTTCCTGTTCCCGACCCTGCTCCTGGTGATCCTCGGTTCGATCCCGTCGTTCCGGGACGCCGACGACTCCCTGGGCGGGCTGCGGCCGGTCGACGCCTATGTGCCCATCGCCGTACTGATCGCCCTGATCATGTCCGGGGTGCAGACCCTGCCCCAGGCACTGACCGGCTACCGGGAGCGCGGCATCCTGCGCCGGATGCGGCTCACCCCCGTGCGGCCCGCCGCCCTGCTGTCCGCGCAGATGGCCGTGCAGGGCGCGGTCGCGCTGGGCTCGGCGCTGCTCGCGCTCGCCGTCGGCCGGCTCGCCTTCGGCGTACGGCTGCCCGGACAGCCCGCCGGATACCTGCTGGCGCTGCTGCTCGCGGCCGCGGCGGCCCTCGCCCTCGGCGCGGTCGTCTCGGCGCTGTCGCGCACCACGAAGATCGCGGGTGCGATCGGCTCGGCGGTGTTCTTCCCGATGATGTTCTGCGCGGGCGTGTGGATCCCGGTGCGGGCGATGCCGGACACGCTGGCCCGGGTGGTCCGGCTGACCCCGTTCGGCGCGGCGGCCCGTGCCCTGGACCAGGCCGCCGCGGGGCACTGGCCCGGCTGGGACCACCTGGGGGTGCTCGCGCTCTGGGCGGTGCTGCTGACGGCGGGCGCGGCGCGCTGGTTCCGGTGGGAGTGA
- a CDS encoding ABC transporter ATP-binding protein, producing MSVIEVSGLRKSYSGRDVVDGVSFTVEEGEIFGILGPNGAGKTTTVECVEGLRVPDAGRVRVTGLDPVADHERVARVLGAQLQESELQAKLTVREALELYASFYPNPADWRPLAERLGLADRLGTRFGRLSGGQKQRLFIALALIGAPRVVVLDELTTGLDPRARRDTWQLIEDVRAQGVTVLLVTHFMEEAQRLCDRIAVIDKGRVAALDTPAGLIRRSAGSTVVSFTPSAPLDDRDLNALPALASVERKDGRITLSGTDETVNAVITLLARARVTAHQLRVSDATLDDAFLDLTEEKAL from the coding sequence ATGTCGGTCATCGAAGTGAGCGGACTGCGCAAGTCCTACAGCGGCAGGGACGTCGTCGACGGTGTCTCCTTCACCGTCGAGGAGGGCGAGATCTTCGGGATCCTCGGCCCGAACGGCGCCGGCAAGACCACCACCGTCGAATGCGTCGAGGGCCTGCGGGTGCCCGACGCGGGCCGGGTCCGGGTCACCGGCCTCGACCCGGTCGCCGACCACGAGCGGGTCGCCCGGGTCCTCGGCGCCCAGCTCCAGGAGAGCGAACTCCAGGCCAAGCTCACCGTCCGCGAGGCGCTGGAGCTGTACGCGTCCTTCTATCCGAACCCCGCCGACTGGCGGCCCCTCGCCGAGCGCCTCGGCCTGGCCGACCGGCTCGGCACCCGCTTCGGCAGGCTCTCCGGAGGCCAGAAGCAGCGCCTGTTCATCGCGCTCGCCCTCATCGGCGCCCCGCGGGTCGTCGTCCTCGACGAACTGACCACCGGCCTCGATCCGCGCGCCCGCCGCGACACCTGGCAGCTCATCGAGGACGTCCGCGCGCAAGGGGTCACCGTCCTGCTGGTCACCCATTTCATGGAGGAGGCCCAGCGGCTGTGCGACCGGATCGCGGTCATCGACAAGGGACGGGTCGCCGCCCTGGACACCCCGGCCGGTCTGATCCGGCGCTCCGCGGGTTCCACCGTCGTCAGCTTCACCCCGTCCGCCCCGCTGGACGACCGTGACCTGAACGCGCTCCCCGCGCTCGCGTCCGTCGAGCGCAAGGACGGCCGCATCACGCTGTCCGGCACCGACGAGACCGTCAACGCGGTCATCACCCTGCTCGCCAGGGCCCGCGTCACCGCCCACCAGCTCCGCGTCTCCGACGCCACGCTCGACGACGCGTTCCTTGATCTCACGGAGGAGAAGGCGCTATGA